A single region of the Plantactinospora soyae genome encodes:
- a CDS encoding D-arabinono-1,4-lactone oxidase, protein MTGPITNWAGNVDFGASRLHRPGSVAELQSLVAGSDRVRALGTAHSFNRIADTTGDLVSLAALPPTVEIDTGRASVSVAAGIRYGELVERLHRAGFALHNLGSLPHISVAGACATATHGSGEGNGNLATAVSGLELVTADGDLVTLRRDSGGDNFLGHVVGLGALGVVTRLTLDLVPAFDIEQYVYDDLPREQLDGHHAEILGGDYSVSLFTDWAGPHVNQVWRKRRVSGAGDWNAPARWFDATLATEARHPVPGMSAVHCTQQLGVPGPWHARLPHFRLEFTPSSGEELQTEYFVPRRDLVAALTALDGIRDRIAAVLQISEIRTIAADELWLSPAYRRDSVALHFTWVKDTEAVLPVLAAIEERLAPLAPRPHWGKLFVTPPEVLRDRYDRHADFVALMGRYDPTGKFRNEMLDRYFPAG, encoded by the coding sequence ATGACTGGACCGATCACCAACTGGGCCGGCAACGTCGACTTCGGCGCCAGCCGGCTGCACCGGCCCGGGTCCGTGGCCGAGCTCCAGTCCCTTGTAGCCGGTAGCGACCGGGTACGGGCCCTCGGCACGGCACACTCCTTCAACCGGATCGCCGACACCACCGGTGATCTCGTCTCGCTCGCCGCCCTGCCGCCCACCGTCGAGATCGACACCGGACGGGCCAGCGTGAGCGTCGCCGCCGGCATCCGGTACGGCGAACTGGTCGAGCGGCTGCACCGGGCCGGTTTCGCGCTGCACAACCTCGGGTCGCTGCCGCACATCTCGGTGGCCGGCGCCTGCGCCACCGCCACCCACGGCTCGGGTGAGGGCAACGGCAACCTGGCCACCGCCGTCTCCGGGCTGGAGCTGGTCACCGCCGACGGCGACCTGGTGACGCTGCGCCGGGACTCGGGCGGCGACAACTTCCTCGGCCACGTGGTCGGGCTCGGCGCGCTCGGCGTGGTCACCCGGCTCACCCTCGATCTCGTCCCGGCGTTCGACATCGAGCAGTACGTCTACGACGACCTGCCCCGCGAGCAACTCGACGGGCACCACGCGGAGATTCTCGGCGGCGACTACAGCGTCAGCCTCTTCACCGACTGGGCCGGCCCGCACGTCAACCAGGTGTGGCGCAAGCGCCGGGTGAGCGGCGCCGGCGACTGGAACGCTCCGGCCCGCTGGTTCGACGCCACCCTGGCCACCGAGGCCCGGCACCCCGTACCGGGGATGTCGGCGGTGCACTGCACCCAGCAGCTCGGCGTACCCGGGCCCTGGCACGCCCGGCTGCCGCACTTCCGGCTGGAGTTCACCCCGAGCAGCGGCGAGGAACTCCAGACCGAGTACTTCGTGCCGCGCCGGGACCTGGTCGCGGCGCTCACCGCGCTGGACGGCATCCGGGACCGGATCGCCGCCGTCCTGCAGATCTCGGAGATCCGCACGATCGCCGCCGACGAGCTGTGGCTGAGCCCGGCCTACCGGCGCGACAGCGTGGCGCTGCACTTCACCTGGGTCAAGGACACCGAGGCGGTGCTGCCGGTGCTGGCGGCGATCGAGGAGCGGCTGGCTCCGCTCGCCCCCCGCCCGCACTGGGGCAAGCTCTTCGTCACCCCACCCGAGGTGCTGCGCGACCGGTACGACCGGCACGCCGACTTCGTCGCGCTGATGGGCCGGTACGACCCGACCGGCAAGTTCCGCAACGAGATGCTGGACCGCTACTTCCCCGCCGGGTAG
- a CDS encoding DUF3145 domain-containing protein → MPTRGVVYVHSTPLAVCQHVEWAIARVLTAPVNLHWTGQPVDPAARRAECGWTGRPGTGAELAAALRQWPMIRFEVTEEPSPGVDGERFMYVPGRGLFRATAGAAGDIQLGEDRLRSIMESARAPEALAHALDKAMGTAWDAELEPYRYAGDGAPITLLTRVG, encoded by the coding sequence GTGCCAACGCGTGGCGTCGTATACGTCCACTCGACCCCACTCGCCGTGTGCCAGCACGTCGAGTGGGCGATCGCGCGCGTCCTTACCGCGCCGGTCAACCTGCACTGGACGGGCCAGCCGGTCGATCCGGCCGCCCGTCGAGCGGAATGTGGGTGGACCGGCCGGCCAGGGACCGGCGCGGAACTGGCCGCTGCCCTGAGACAGTGGCCCATGATCCGCTTCGAGGTGACCGAGGAACCGAGTCCCGGCGTCGACGGCGAGCGGTTCATGTACGTGCCCGGTCGAGGGCTCTTCCGTGCCACCGCCGGGGCGGCCGGCGACATCCAGCTCGGCGAGGACCGACTCCGCTCGATCATGGAGTCCGCGCGGGCGCCGGAGGCCCTCGCGCACGCCCTCGACAAGGCGATGGGTACGGCCTGGGACGCCGAGTTGGAGCCCTACCGGTACGCGGGGGACGGTGCGCCGATCACCCTGCTCACCCGGGTCGGCTGA
- a CDS encoding acyl-CoA carboxylase subunit beta, with protein MTTTSVNPDSSTVDHRDPELRLRSLFDAGSLRLATQRDDSGVLWARGEVEGTPTIAYVTDATIMGGAMGALGCQHIVDAIDTAVRERVPVLGLWHCGGARLAEGVVSLDAVGQVFAAMVRASGRVPQISVVLGPAAGGAAYGPALTDIVIMSGAGRIFVTGPEVVRSVTGEQVDMERLGGPEPHGRRSGVVHVTTKDEASAVHEARRLAELLGRQGRLSPADIPAEASAGQDMAALMPAETNRAYDVKPVVKALLDAPGVELHAKWAPNIVTTLGRFAGRTVGVIANNPLRLGGCLDASSAEKAARFVRMCDSLGVPLVVLVDVPGYLPGLGQEWDGVVRRGAKLLHAFAEAVVPRVTLVTRKAYGGAYIAMNSRSLGATAVFAWPNAEVAVMGASAAVQILHRKRLAAAPHEERDALRERLIEEQTRVAGGVNRALEIGVVDDVITPGKTRRRIAEALAAAPAARGAHGNIPL; from the coding sequence GTGACCACCACGTCCGTGAACCCTGATTCGTCCACCGTCGACCACCGTGATCCGGAGTTGCGGCTCCGGTCGCTGTTCGACGCCGGTTCGCTACGGCTGGCGACCCAGCGGGACGACTCCGGGGTGCTGTGGGCCCGGGGTGAGGTGGAGGGCACGCCGACGATCGCGTACGTCACCGACGCCACGATCATGGGTGGCGCGATGGGGGCGCTGGGCTGCCAGCACATCGTCGACGCGATCGACACCGCGGTCCGGGAGCGGGTGCCGGTGCTCGGGCTGTGGCACTGCGGCGGCGCCCGGCTGGCCGAGGGCGTGGTCTCGCTGGACGCCGTCGGCCAGGTCTTCGCGGCGATGGTGCGCGCCTCCGGGCGGGTACCGCAGATCTCCGTGGTGCTCGGCCCGGCCGCCGGTGGTGCCGCCTACGGGCCGGCGCTGACCGACATCGTGATCATGAGCGGCGCCGGCCGGATCTTCGTCACCGGTCCGGAGGTCGTCCGCAGCGTGACCGGCGAGCAGGTCGACATGGAACGCCTCGGCGGCCCCGAGCCGCACGGCCGGCGCTCCGGCGTGGTGCACGTGACCACCAAGGACGAGGCGTCGGCCGTCCACGAGGCACGCCGGCTCGCCGAACTGCTGGGCCGGCAGGGTCGGCTCAGCCCGGCGGACATTCCGGCCGAGGCCTCGGCCGGGCAGGACATGGCCGCGCTGATGCCGGCCGAGACCAACCGGGCGTACGACGTCAAGCCGGTGGTCAAGGCGCTGCTGGACGCCCCCGGGGTGGAACTGCACGCCAAGTGGGCGCCGAACATCGTCACCACCCTGGGCCGGTTCGCCGGCCGTACGGTCGGGGTGATCGCCAACAACCCGCTGCGGCTGGGCGGCTGCCTCGACGCGTCGAGCGCGGAGAAGGCGGCCCGGTTCGTCCGGATGTGCGACTCGCTCGGCGTACCGCTGGTCGTGCTGGTCGACGTGCCCGGTTACCTGCCCGGGCTGGGCCAGGAGTGGGACGGCGTGGTCCGGCGCGGCGCCAAGCTGCTGCACGCCTTCGCCGAGGCCGTGGTGCCCCGGGTGACGCTGGTGACCCGCAAGGCGTACGGCGGCGCGTACATCGCGATGAACTCCCGCTCGCTGGGTGCCACCGCCGTGTTCGCCTGGCCGAACGCCGAGGTCGCCGTCATGGGCGCCTCCGCCGCGGTGCAGATCCTGCACCGCAAGAGGCTGGCCGCCGCACCGCACGAGGAGCGCGACGCGCTGCGCGAGCGGCTCATCGAGGAGCAGACCCGGGTGGCCGGCGGGGTCAACCGGGCGCTGGAGATCGGTGTGGTCGACGACGTGATCACGCCCGGGAAGACCCGCCGCCGGATCGCCGAGGCGCTCGCGGCGGCTCCGGCCGCCCGGGGCGCGCACGGCAACATCCCGCTGTAA
- a CDS encoding glycosyltransferase family 2 protein yields MTSREPALSVVVPMFNEESVLPLLVERLRPVLDGLGEPYEVVAVDDGSTDATPIVLTGLRRGWPQLRVIRLRRNSGHQAALTAGLFRARGGYVASIDADLQDPPEVLVDMLRLARDETLDIVYGVRADRSTDTAFKRSTAGLYYRLVRRLVGNTVPAQAGDFRLLSRATVEALRELPERRPVLRLVVPWLGFPSGEVRYVRDQRAAGSTKYSLSRMVRLATDSITSFSGAPLRLATWLGAGGMLLCTVMLVLAIIAYFRDSTVTGWASLYVAVLFLGAVQLLCLGLLGEYIARIYTAVQGRPSYFVGSDTADLVEQPAPDADLAEPLPPSAAAAPAARNGATRSVR; encoded by the coding sequence GTGACGAGCCGGGAACCGGCCCTGTCCGTGGTCGTGCCGATGTTCAACGAGGAGAGCGTCCTTCCGTTACTGGTCGAGCGGCTGCGTCCGGTGCTGGACGGGCTCGGCGAGCCGTACGAGGTGGTCGCCGTCGACGACGGAAGCACCGACGCGACCCCGATCGTCCTGACCGGACTGCGGCGCGGCTGGCCACAACTGCGGGTCATCCGGCTCCGGCGCAACAGCGGACACCAGGCGGCGTTGACCGCCGGCCTGTTCCGGGCCCGGGGCGGTTACGTCGCCAGCATCGACGCCGATCTCCAGGATCCGCCGGAGGTCCTGGTCGACATGTTGCGACTGGCCCGCGACGAGACCCTGGACATCGTCTACGGGGTACGCGCCGACCGGTCCACCGACACCGCGTTCAAACGGTCGACGGCCGGCCTCTACTACCGCCTGGTACGCCGACTGGTCGGCAACACCGTTCCGGCCCAGGCCGGCGACTTCCGACTGCTCAGCCGGGCGACGGTCGAGGCGCTGCGCGAGTTGCCCGAGCGTCGTCCGGTGCTCCGGCTGGTGGTGCCGTGGCTCGGCTTCCCCAGCGGCGAGGTGCGTTACGTCCGCGATCAGCGCGCGGCGGGCAGTACGAAGTACTCGCTGTCCCGGATGGTCCGGCTGGCCACCGACAGCATCACCAGCTTCTCCGGGGCGCCGCTGCGGCTGGCGACCTGGCTCGGCGCCGGCGGCATGCTGCTGTGCACCGTGATGCTGGTGCTGGCGATCATCGCCTACTTCCGCGACTCCACCGTCACCGGCTGGGCCTCGCTCTACGTGGCGGTGCTGTTCCTCGGTGCGGTCCAGCTGCTCTGCCTGGGGCTGCTCGGCGAGTACATCGCCCGGATCTACACCGCCGTGCAGGGCCGGCCCAGCTACTTCGTCGGCTCGGACACCGCAGACCTGGTCGAGCAGCCGGCGCCGGATGCCGACCTCGCTGAGCCGCTTCCGCCGAGCGCGGCGGCAGCACCGGCCGCCCGCAACGGCGCCACGAGGTCGGTTCGGTGA
- a CDS encoding acyl carrier protein, whose protein sequence is MTRDEITAGLAEILEEVAGVSPDDVAEEKSFTDDLDVDSLSMVEVVVAAEEKFGVKIPDNDVQNLKTVGDAVAYIEAQS, encoded by the coding sequence ATGACCCGTGACGAGATCACCGCCGGACTCGCCGAGATCCTTGAAGAGGTCGCCGGCGTGAGCCCGGACGACGTGGCCGAGGAGAAGTCGTTCACCGACGACCTTGACGTCGACTCGCTCTCCATGGTCGAGGTCGTGGTGGCCGCCGAGGAGAAGTTCGGCGTCAAGATCCCGGACAACGACGTACAGAACCTCAAGACCGTTGGCGACGCCGTCGCCTACATCGAGGCGCAGTCCTGA
- a CDS encoding glycoside hydrolase family 3 protein, with translation MSTPLRRAPAVLAVLSLLIVSGCAGTPDREGTATPAPSSPSSTGPTAPPDPGVRAAQLVGTLADEDLVGQVLMPYAYGNSASEVSAGSAAGNKRLAGVETPAQMIAKYRLGGLILVGFSADDPTGGNQPTTNVDNPTQVRELTSGLQAAAGKLPVGAVPALIGIDQEFGVVTRISEGVTNLPSAMALGAAGDPALTEAAWRSAGTELAALGVNVDFAPSADVLGANSKVIGSRSYGSDPKAASNQVGAAVRGLQGAGVAATLKHFPGHGQTAADSHKGLPVVTQDRKQLDASALPPFAAGIGAGAWLVMAGHLDVRAVDPGVPATFSRKLLTDVLRTELGFTGVLVTDAMDMAAVAEQPPGQTAVRALNAGNDLVLMSPNVTEAYDGVLAALRDGSLPRARLVEAVTRVLTLKFRLADRPRPEMSTLNSAGHQEAARRAATASITMLRGKCGAAPVAGPLTVTAADGRGTSRDRLIKALRAAGVKVVPSGGKVVHLVGYNDGAGDLRADAAVTVGMDTPYLLGRAKSPVLLATYSSTAVSISALADVLAGRAKPTGRSPVQVTGLPRSSCPAG, from the coding sequence GTGTCGACTCCCCTCCGGCGCGCTCCGGCCGTGCTCGCCGTTCTCTCCTTGTTGATCGTCTCCGGCTGTGCCGGTACGCCCGACCGGGAGGGGACAGCCACCCCCGCGCCGTCGTCGCCGTCCAGCACCGGCCCGACCGCGCCACCCGACCCGGGCGTCCGAGCCGCCCAGCTGGTCGGCACCCTCGCCGACGAGGACCTGGTGGGCCAGGTGCTGATGCCGTACGCCTACGGCAACTCGGCCAGCGAGGTGTCCGCCGGGTCGGCGGCCGGCAACAAGAGGCTCGCCGGAGTGGAGACCCCGGCCCAGATGATCGCCAAGTACCGGCTGGGCGGGTTGATCCTGGTCGGCTTCTCCGCCGACGACCCCACGGGCGGCAACCAGCCGACCACCAACGTCGACAACCCGACGCAGGTACGCGAGCTGACCTCCGGCCTCCAGGCCGCGGCCGGCAAGCTGCCGGTCGGTGCCGTACCGGCGCTGATCGGGATCGACCAGGAGTTCGGCGTGGTCACCCGGATCTCCGAGGGGGTCACCAACCTGCCGAGCGCGATGGCCCTCGGCGCGGCCGGCGATCCCGCGCTAACCGAGGCGGCCTGGCGGAGCGCCGGCACCGAACTCGCCGCCCTCGGGGTGAACGTCGACTTCGCGCCGAGCGCCGACGTCCTCGGCGCGAACAGCAAGGTGATCGGCTCCCGGTCGTACGGCTCGGACCCGAAGGCGGCGTCGAACCAGGTCGGCGCCGCCGTACGCGGCCTACAGGGGGCGGGCGTCGCGGCCACCCTCAAGCACTTCCCGGGGCACGGCCAGACCGCCGCCGACTCGCACAAGGGCCTGCCGGTGGTCACCCAGGACCGCAAGCAGCTCGACGCCTCCGCCCTGCCGCCGTTCGCCGCCGGGATCGGCGCCGGGGCCTGGCTGGTGATGGCGGGACACCTCGACGTCCGGGCGGTGGACCCCGGGGTACCGGCCACCTTCTCCCGCAAGCTCCTCACCGACGTGCTCCGCACCGAACTCGGCTTCACCGGCGTGCTGGTCACGGACGCGATGGACATGGCAGCGGTCGCCGAGCAGCCGCCCGGCCAGACCGCCGTGCGGGCGCTCAACGCCGGCAACGACCTGGTGCTGATGTCGCCGAACGTGACCGAGGCGTACGACGGGGTGCTGGCCGCGCTGCGCGACGGCTCGCTGCCCCGGGCCCGGCTGGTGGAGGCGGTGACCCGGGTGCTGACGCTGAAGTTCCGGCTGGCCGACCGGCCCCGGCCGGAGATGAGCACGCTGAACAGCGCCGGCCACCAGGAGGCCGCCCGGCGCGCGGCCACCGCGTCGATCACGATGCTGCGGGGCAAGTGCGGCGCGGCGCCGGTGGCCGGGCCGCTGACCGTGACCGCGGCGGACGGCCGGGGGACCAGCCGGGACCGGCTGATCAAGGCCCTGCGGGCGGCGGGGGTCAAGGTGGTCCCGTCCGGCGGCAAGGTGGTGCACCTGGTCGGCTACAACGACGGTGCCGGCGACCTGCGGGCCGACGCCGCCGTCACGGTGGGGATGGACACGCCGTACCTGCTCGGCCGGGCGAAGTCGCCGGTGCTGCTGGCGACGTACTCGTCGACGGCGGTGTCGATCTCCGCGCTGGCGGACGTACTCGCCGGGCGGGCCAAGCCGACCGGAAGGTCTCCGGTGCAGGTCACCGGCCTTCCGCGATCGAGTTGTCCGGCCGGCTGA
- a CDS encoding alpha/beta fold hydrolase — MPDPGSVRLADGVRLRVHTYGPDTADLTVLLLHGWTLDGRTWHRQVTALQETFGTAVRVVTYDARGHGRSGPATLHSATLAQLGDDLAEVIAEVAPTGPIVLAGHSMGGMTVMEYAHRHPGDFARRIAGLLFVSTTAEGHTHTGYGLPGPVARLLRIAELAGAGLLARCGGWRTPLPLLYALRPPLRWLLFGDACEPADIRLTTSAVARASLVSIGGFRPSIGAQSRLATLAELGDLPAAALVGDRDRLTPPPCAVSIAEALPSAELTVCPGAGHMLMLERADEVTTALLSVTTRAMSRPKVVRKATARAGVRGGRSIVKQPRRRGDRHGAACT, encoded by the coding sequence ATGCCCGACCCCGGCTCGGTACGGCTGGCGGACGGCGTCCGGCTACGTGTGCACACGTACGGTCCGGACACCGCCGACCTGACGGTCCTGCTGCTGCACGGCTGGACCCTGGACGGGCGTACCTGGCACCGCCAGGTGACCGCGCTGCAGGAGACGTTCGGCACGGCGGTACGCGTGGTCACCTACGACGCGCGCGGACACGGCAGGTCCGGTCCGGCCACCCTGCATTCGGCCACGCTGGCGCAACTCGGCGACGACCTGGCCGAGGTGATCGCCGAGGTGGCCCCGACCGGCCCGATCGTGCTGGCCGGCCACTCGATGGGCGGGATGACCGTGATGGAGTACGCCCACCGGCACCCCGGGGACTTCGCCCGTCGGATCGCCGGCCTGCTCTTCGTCTCCACCACCGCCGAGGGCCACACCCACACCGGGTACGGCCTGCCGGGGCCGGTCGCCCGGCTGCTCCGGATCGCCGAACTGGCCGGCGCCGGACTCCTGGCCCGGTGTGGCGGCTGGCGGACTCCGCTGCCACTGCTCTACGCGCTCCGCCCGCCCCTGCGCTGGCTGCTCTTCGGCGACGCCTGTGAACCGGCCGACATCCGGCTCACCACCTCGGCGGTGGCCCGCGCCTCACTGGTCTCGATCGGCGGGTTCCGGCCGTCCATCGGCGCCCAGAGCCGGCTGGCGACCCTCGCCGAGCTGGGCGACCTACCGGCGGCGGCACTGGTCGGCGACCGGGACCGACTCACCCCACCGCCCTGCGCGGTGTCGATCGCCGAGGCGTTGCCGTCGGCGGAGCTGACGGTCTGTCCGGGCGCCGGTCACATGCTGATGCTGGAACGCGCCGACGAGGTCACCACCGCGCTGCTCTCGGTGACCACGCGGGCGATGTCGCGGCCCAAGGTGGTCCGGAAGGCGACGGCGCGGGCCGGGGTACGGGGCGGAAGGTCGATCGTGAAACAGCCGCGACGCCGGGGAGACCGCCACGGCGCAGCGTGTACGTGA
- the fabF gene encoding beta-ketoacyl-ACP synthase II gives MSRPDVVVTGLGATTPLGGDVASTWEAMLAGRSGVGPLTQEWAGQLPVRIAAELAVEPTERLDRVKLRRLDRSEAIALIAAHEAWADSGLADSPPEPERIAVSVGSGIGGAQTLLAQDDILEASGPRRVSPHTVPMLMPNGPAAWVGLELGAQAGVHSVASACATGAEAIALGLDLIRSGRADVVLAGGTEAVIHPLPIAGFASMRAMSTRNDDPERASRPWDKGRDGFVLGEGAGAVVLERADHAAARGARVYARLAGAALTSDGYDIVQPHPEGRGVIRAINMAIADAGISRSDIVHVNAHATSTPVGDLAEITALRTALGNHPVLTATKSMTGHLLGAAGALESIATILAIRDSVIPPTINLDDPDDALDLDVAVHKPRHMEVPAALNNGFGFGGHNAVLVFARV, from the coding sequence ATGAGTCGCCCTGACGTTGTCGTCACCGGGCTCGGCGCGACGACCCCGCTCGGCGGGGACGTCGCGTCGACCTGGGAGGCCATGTTGGCCGGTCGCTCCGGGGTGGGTCCGCTCACCCAGGAGTGGGCCGGGCAACTCCCGGTACGGATCGCCGCCGAACTCGCGGTCGAACCGACCGAGAGACTCGACCGGGTCAAGCTGCGGCGGCTCGACCGGTCGGAGGCGATCGCACTGATCGCCGCGCACGAAGCCTGGGCGGATTCCGGGCTGGCCGACTCACCACCGGAGCCGGAGCGGATCGCGGTGAGCGTCGGCTCCGGTATCGGCGGCGCCCAGACCCTGCTCGCCCAGGACGACATCCTGGAGGCGTCCGGCCCACGGCGGGTCTCCCCGCACACGGTGCCGATGCTGATGCCGAACGGACCGGCCGCCTGGGTCGGGCTGGAACTGGGGGCGCAGGCCGGGGTCCACTCGGTGGCCAGTGCCTGCGCCACCGGCGCCGAGGCGATCGCACTCGGGCTGGACCTGATCCGCTCCGGCCGGGCCGACGTGGTGCTGGCCGGCGGCACCGAGGCGGTCATCCACCCGCTGCCGATCGCCGGGTTCGCGTCCATGCGGGCGATGTCGACCCGCAACGACGACCCGGAACGGGCCTCCCGCCCGTGGGACAAGGGGCGCGACGGTTTCGTCCTCGGCGAGGGCGCCGGCGCGGTCGTGCTGGAGCGGGCCGACCACGCCGCCGCGCGCGGTGCCCGGGTGTACGCCCGGCTGGCCGGCGCCGCACTCACCTCCGACGGCTACGACATCGTGCAGCCGCATCCGGAGGGCCGGGGCGTGATCCGGGCGATCAACATGGCGATCGCCGACGCGGGCATCTCCCGCTCGGACATCGTGCACGTCAACGCCCACGCGACGTCCACCCCGGTGGGCGACCTCGCGGAGATCACCGCGCTCCGGACCGCGCTGGGCAACCATCCGGTGCTGACCGCGACCAAGTCGATGACCGGACACCTGCTCGGCGCGGCCGGTGCACTGGAGTCCATCGCCACTATCCTGGCCATTCGGGATTCGGTGATTCCGCCGACGATCAACCTCGACGATCCCGACGATGCCCTCGACCTGGACGTGGCCGTACACAAGCCGCGGCACATGGAGGTACCCGCAGCGCTGAACAACGGATTCGGATTCGGTGGCCACAACGCCGTTCTCGTCTTCGCGCGGGTGTGA
- a CDS encoding methyltransferase domain-containing protein codes for MLTAIKGLLGHEALYVALQKGLGADRLRYRCLDELGLTDGDTVIDVGCGPAYYFGRLPRVRYYGFDTSEKYIAHARKRWGSDQAEFRCEVFGEQHLAEIPPVNAILLLGLLHHLSDADSRHLLQVSARALVPGGRVIAVDPTLVPGQHPVSRWMSKNDRGEYVREPEAFVALGRESFDDVDGEVVDDATRIPTSHWMMRMRTPVFARDGS; via the coding sequence TTGTTGACAGCGATCAAGGGTCTGCTCGGGCACGAGGCGCTGTACGTCGCCCTGCAGAAGGGCCTCGGCGCGGACCGGCTCCGCTACCGGTGCCTGGACGAGCTCGGGCTCACCGACGGCGACACGGTCATCGACGTCGGCTGCGGCCCGGCCTACTACTTCGGGCGCCTGCCCCGGGTCCGCTACTACGGCTTCGACACCTCGGAGAAGTACATCGCGCACGCCCGTAAGCGCTGGGGCAGCGACCAGGCGGAGTTCCGCTGCGAGGTCTTCGGCGAGCAGCACCTGGCGGAGATCCCCCCGGTCAACGCGATCCTGCTGCTCGGCCTGCTGCACCACCTCTCCGACGCCGACTCCCGGCACCTGTTGCAGGTGTCGGCCCGGGCCCTCGTCCCCGGCGGCCGGGTGATCGCCGTCGACCCCACCCTGGTACCGGGCCAGCATCCGGTCTCCCGGTGGATGTCGAAGAACGACCGTGGCGAGTACGTCCGGGAGCCGGAGGCGTTCGTCGCGCTCGGCCGGGAGTCGTTCGACGACGTCGACGGCGAGGTCGTCGACGACGCCACCCGGATCCCGACGAGCCACTGGATGATGCGGATGCGGACTCCGGTGTTCGCCCGGGACGGCTCGTAG